The Fundidesulfovibrio terrae genomic sequence GGTTCTGGTGGGTGGCCACCACGATGCGGGCGCTGGTGCGCCGGGGCTGGTCGCTGCCCAGGGGAAAGTACTCTCCCTCCTGGATCAGGCGCAAAAGCTTCACCTGGGAGGCCACGGAGAGGTCGCCGATCTCGTCCAGAAAGAGCGTTCCGCCGGAGGCCTCCTCCACCATGCCCTTGCGGGGCGCGTCCGCGCCGGTGAAGGCCCCACGCACGTGTCCGAACAGGGTGTCAGCGAAGACCGCGTCGTCGAGCCCGGCCACGTTCACCGACACCAGCGGCCCCTTGCGCCCGCTCAGGCCGTGGGCGGCGCGGACCAGGTTCTCCTTGCCGGTGCCGGATTCCCCGGTGACCAGCAGGGGCTGCGGACTGTGGGCCACGGCCTCGATGTAGGCGAAAATGGCCTGCATGGCCCGGCTGCGGGTGATGATGGAGCTGAAGGCCCCGGGGTCCAGGGGACCGCCCGAGGCCAGGCGGCTCAATGCCTGGCGGTTCTCGTCGCGCAGCTCCAGCATGCGCACGGCGCGCAGCACGCCGGTGACGATGCGGTCTTCCTCGTCGGTCTTCACGAAATAGTCGTAGGCCCCGAGCTTCATGCAGCGCACGGCGCTTTCGAGCTGGTTCAAGCCGCTGACGATGATGCAGGCGATGTCCGGATGGCGCTCGCCGATGCGGGCCAGCAGTTCCTCGCCGGGGAGGCCGGGCATGGTCAGGTCAAGCAGGGCCAGACCGACGTTTTCGCGCTCGAGCACATCCAGGGCCTCGCTGCCGCTTCCGCAGGCGACGGTGTTGGTGATTCCGGCCGAGGATTCCAGGGTCAGGGTGAGCGAGCGCAGCCAGGCGGGCTCGTCGTCCACCAGGAGGATCTTGAAGGAAGGATAGAGGGCGTCGTTCATTGCCGGTGGTCCTCACGGGCTGCGGGCAGGCGCAGGGTCACCACGGTTCCCTGTCCCTGGACCGAGGAAAATTCAAGAGTGCCGCCAAGCTCCTTGACGATGCCCGCAGACACGGAGAGCCCCAGGCCCGTGCCGCCGCTCTCGCGCTTGGTGGTGAAGAAGGGGTCGGTCAGGCGGGGCATGTGGTCGGGGGCGATGCCTGTCCCCTCGTCGCGCACCGCCACGAGCACCCCGTCGCCGTCCGCCTGTGTGGATATCTCCACGGCCCGGTCCTGGTCCGGCAGGGCCTGGCAGGCGTTGAGCACCAGGTTGATGACCACCTGCTCGATGCGCTGGGAGCTGCCAAGGACCTTGGGCAGCTCCGGGGCGTAGTCCGCCTTGAAGCGTCGCGTGGCCTTGCGGATGGCCGCGTCCACCAGGCGCACGGCCTTGGCGGCGGCCGCGTTCACATCCACGGGCTCGCGCCCGGCCCCTTCCTCGAAGCGGGCGAAGTCCTTGAGGTCGTTGACGATGCGCTTGATGCGCTGGGCCCCTTCCAGCATCTCGTCGAGCATCACGGGCAGCTCCTCGCGCATGCGCCGGTAGGGGATGCCCCCCAGGGTGAGGCCGCCGTGCCTTTCGTCGTATTCGTCCAGGATGCGCGTCGTGTCGGCCTGGGCCTTCTTGAGGATGGGCAGGTTGAGGAGGATCAGCCCGTTGGGGTTGTTGATCTCGTGGGCCACGCCGGACACCAGGATGCCAAGCGCCGCCATCTTGTCGGCCTGCACCAGCTGCTGCTGGTTGTTGCGCAGCTGGTCCAGCGCCCCGGTGAGCGAGAGGGTGCGCTCCGCCACCTTCTTGCGCAAAACGTGCGACCAGAAGGCCGTTCCCAAAAGCAGGGCCACCAGCGGCGCGAGCACCATGGACAGGGCCTTCAGGGCCTGGTCCCACTTGATGGGCCGGTTTTCCAGCACGCCCAGCCACTTGCGGCGGATTTCCTCGTATTTGCCCGTCTGGTTCAGAATGGCCAGTCCCTCGCTGAAGCGGGCCAGCAGCACCTCGTTGCCCTTCTTGACCGCGAAGCCGTAGCGCATGGTGGCCACGGTGCCCGAGGCCACCTCCAGGTTGTCCAGCTTGTTCTCCCGGATGATGTACATGCCCGGCAGCATGGCCGTGACGGCGTAGTCGCACCGGCCCGAGGCCAGCAGGCGCAGGGCGTCGGCCGGGGTGTCGGCGAAGGCGAGGTCATTCTCGAAGCCCATCCGGCGCAGGGTGTCGTGCATGATGCCGCCCTTGTGCAGGGCCACGATATGCCCCTTCAGGTCCTCCAGGGACGAGACCGGGGGGGAACCCTGGCGGGTGAAGATGGCGTGGTTGACGATGGTGTGGGGCGGGGTGAAGTCCACCTCGTGCTGGA encodes the following:
- a CDS encoding sigma-54-dependent transcriptional regulator, whose protein sequence is MNDALYPSFKILLVDDEPAWLRSLTLTLESSAGITNTVACGSGSEALDVLERENVGLALLDLTMPGLPGEELLARIGERHPDIACIIVSGLNQLESAVRCMKLGAYDYFVKTDEEDRIVTGVLRAVRMLELRDENRQALSRLASGGPLDPGAFSSIITRSRAMQAIFAYIEAVAHSPQPLLVTGESGTGKENLVRAAHGLSGRKGPLVSVNVAGLDDAVFADTLFGHVRGAFTGADAPRKGMVEEASGGTLFLDEIGDLSVASQVKLLRLIQEGEYFPLGSDQPRRTSARIVVATHQNLAAKEAAGGFRRDLYYRLRTHHVHVPPLRERKEDIEPLLHHFLEEAARALGKRMPTPPRELVRRLSAYSFPGNVRELRAMVYDAVSVHRDRMLSMETFHKAIGQAEALAQPAPEVNPFASFERLPSFSEAAQFLVDEALERSGGNQTLAARLLGISQPALSKRLKLTRRAENG
- a CDS encoding transporter substrate-binding domain-containing protein, which gives rise to MKFHILFLSARIAAVLLLLAGPCLAQDVPGVSRPIIVGGDRDYPPYEFLDKNGHPAGYNVDLSRAIAEVMGMQVEFRLGAWNEMRTALAEGHVDILEGMSYSDERVQHEVDFTPPHTIVNHAIFTRQGSPPVSSLEDLKGHIVALHKGGIMHDTLRRMGFENDLAFADTPADALRLLASGRCDYAVTAMLPGMYIIRENKLDNLEVASGTVATMRYGFAVKKGNEVLLARFSEGLAILNQTGKYEEIRRKWLGVLENRPIKWDQALKALSMVLAPLVALLLGTAFWSHVLRKKVAERTLSLTGALDQLRNNQQQLVQADKMAALGILVSGVAHEINNPNGLILLNLPILKKAQADTTRILDEYDERHGGLTLGGIPYRRMREELPVMLDEMLEGAQRIKRIVNDLKDFARFEEGAGREPVDVNAAAAKAVRLVDAAIRKATRRFKADYAPELPKVLGSSQRIEQVVINLVLNACQALPDQDRAVEISTQADGDGVLVAVRDEGTGIAPDHMPRLTDPFFTTKRESGGTGLGLSVSAGIVKELGGTLEFSSVQGQGTVVTLRLPAAREDHRQ